A window from Mus caroli chromosome 2, CAROLI_EIJ_v1.1, whole genome shotgun sequence encodes these proteins:
- the Stk35 gene encoding serine/threonine-protein kinase 35 isoform X2: MGHQESPLTRAAAGGAAYIKRLRKVLSWRELGDGHGNLEAEASPGSVAVITRAASRPATRLAGLPASRPTGLCRQARLGTDHPPARAPRGNRFARKRNSAGQITIQGPAPPHLGARRRDEARGARAAPLLLPPPPAAMETGKENGARRGTKSPERKRRSPVQRVLCEKLRPAAQAMDPAGAEVPGEAFLARRRPDGGGGDVPARPRYSLLAEIGRGSYGVVYEAVAGRSGARVAVKKIRCDAPENVELALAEFWALTSLKRRHQNIVQFEECVLQRNGLAQRMSHGNKNSQLYLRLVETSLKGRSFGTHSFIVSRTGWQRVQVVVIS; the protein is encoded by the exons ATGGGCCACCAGGAATCTCCGCTGACCAGAGCGGCGGCGGGAGGTGCAGCTTACATAAAGAGGTTACGTAAAGTGCTCAGCTGGCGTGAACTCGGGGACGGCCACGGGAACCTGGAAGCCGAGGCCTCCCCCGGGAGCGTTGCTGTCATCACAAGAGCAGCGTCGCGACCCGCTACACGCTTAGCCGGGCTCCCCGCCTCGCGCCCTACCGGGCTCTGCAGACAAGCCCGGCTCGGAACGGACCATCCTCCGGCGCGGGCTCCAAGGGGGAACCGGTTCGCCCGGAAGAGGAACAGCGCCGGCCAG ATCACCATCCAAGGTCCCGCTCCTCCACATCTCGGGGCTAGACGGAGGGATGAGGCAAGGGGGGCCCGGGCGGCGCCGTTgctgctccccccgccccccgcagcCATGGAAACGGGGAAAGAGAACGGAGCCCGCAGAGGGACAAAAAGCCCGGAGCGGAAAAGGCGAAGCCCAGTCCAGCGGGTACTGTGCGAGAAGCTGAGGCCGGCGGCCCAGGCCATGGATCCGGCTGGGGCCGAGGTCCCGGGCGAGGCCTTCTTGGCCCGGCGACGGCCGGATGGCGGCGGCGGGGATGTTCCTGCACGGCCGCGCTACAGCCTCTTGGCGGAGATCGGGCGCGGCAGCTACGGCGTGGTTTATGAGGCTGTGGCTGGGCGCAGTGGGGCCAGGGTGGCAGTCAAGAAGATCCGCTGCGACGCTCCCGAGAACGTGGAGTTGGCACTAGCAGAATTCTGGGCCCTCACCAGTCTCAAGCGGCGGCACCAGAATATCGTGCAGTTTGAGGAGTGCGTCCTACAGCGCAACGGGTTAGCCCAGCGCATGAGTCACGGCAACAAGAACTCACAGCTTTACCTGCGCCTGGTGGAGACCTCGCTCAAAG
- the LOC110284037 gene encoding uncharacterized protein LOC110284037, translated as MRNLRASGVPPPPPVAAPLRRSHRLELNGGRERKAGKTEPPGSTEGGPETEAQTVPSRHRLIRQEQEKNKAVGTVPVEDGRLKLSWGLAPSQRPLPSSYPGFSRCKQSRESNPGEPRGTTQTLGDSGRRETG; from the coding sequence ATGAGGAACTTAAGAGCGTCCGGCGTCCCACCTCCGCCGCCGGTCGCGGCCCCTTTAAGAAGGAGCCACCGTCTCGAATTGAacgggggaagggaaaggaaagcgGGAAAGACGGAACCACCGGGAAGTACCGAGGGAGGACCGGAAACCGAAGCGCAAACCGTTCCCTCTCGCCACCGACTTATCCGTcaagagcaggaaaaaaataaagccgTAGGGACCGTCCCCGTCGAAGACGGCCGGCTTAAACTTTCCTGGGGCTTAGCCCCCTCCCAACGGCCCCTCCCCTCGTCCTACCCGGGCTTCTCCCGGTGTAAACAGTCCCGTGAATCAAACCCAGGCGAGCCCCGCGGGACGACCCAGACCCTCGGGGACAGCGGGCGAAGGGAAACCGGCTAA